The following coding sequences are from one Aethina tumida isolate Nest 87 chromosome 2, icAetTumi1.1, whole genome shotgun sequence window:
- the LOC109595568 gene encoding ATP-dependent RNA helicase p62-like, translating into MSWGNKPTGGNFRSGGGRENGYSNGGSRFGGGQRDGGKFGGSKFGSGNRKTNGMGLRKPVWNTMTLRPFKKDFYVPHPAVANRSTYEVEQFRNSKEITIEGEVPNPIQNFNEANFPDYVMNEIRNQGYEAPTSIQAQGWPIALSGHDMVGIAQTGSGKTLAYTLPAIVHINNQPPINKGEGPIVLILAPTRELAQQIQQVARDFGRASYIRNTCIFGGAPKGPQARDLERGVEICIATPGRLIDFLEKGTTNLERCTYLVLDEADRMLDMGFEPQIRKIIEQIRPDRQTLMWSATWPKEVRKLAQDFLTNYVQINVGSLQLSANHNILQIVDVCQEHEKENKLGQLLQEIGNSSQQGEKIIIFVETKKKVENITRGIRRFGWPAVCMHGDKSQQERDYVLREFRNGKSSILVATDVAARGLDVEGIKYVINYDYPNSSEDYIHRIGRTGRSDTTGTSYAFFTPSNSKQARDLVSVLKEANQVVNPKLAEMASRVGSFGGKSGGRWGYGGGFRGRENSGPRAHKRFDNKSQNGYGRRDNGY; encoded by the exons AT GTCTTGGGGAAATAAGCCAACTGGCGGCAACTTTCGCAGCGGCGGTGGAAGAGAGAACGGCTATTCGAATGGCGGTTCGAGATTTGGCGGCGGTCAGCGTGACGGCGGCAAGTTTGGTGGAAGTAAATTTGGCAGCGGCAATCGTAAAACAAATGGAATGGGTCTCCGCAAACCTGTGTGGAACACCATGACTCTGCGCCCATTCAAAAAGGACTTTTATGTACCACACCCTGCGGTCGCCAATCGTTCTACATACGAAGTAGAACAATTCAGAAATTCTAAAGAAATCACTATTGAAGGTGAAGTGCCCAACCCAATCCAGAATTTCAATGAGGCAAACTTCCCTGACTATGTTATGAATGAAATCCGCAATCAGGGTTATGAAGCCCCAACGTCAATTCAAGCTCAGGGCTGGCCAATTGCCCTGAGTGGCCATGATATGGTTGGAATTGCACAAACTGGCTCTGGTAAAACACTTGCCTACACTCTTCCAGCTATTGTACATATCAACAATCAACCACCAATCAACAAAGGGGAAGGACCCATTGTGTTGATTCTTGCTCCTACTCGCGAGTTGGCTCAACAAATTCAACAAGTAGCCAGGGACTTTGGCAGGGCTTCATATATTCGTAACACATGCATATTTGGAGGTGCCCCCAAGGGACCCCAGGCTAGAGATTTGGAAAGAGGAGTGGAAATCTGCATTGCTACTCCAGGAAGATTGATTGATTTCCTAGAAAAAGGAACAACTAATTTGGAACGTTGCACATACTTAGTCTTAGATGAAGCCGACAGAATGTTGGATATGGGATTTGAGCCTCAAATCCGCAAAATCATTGAACAAATCAGACCCGACAGGCAAACTCTGATGTGGTCTGCTACTTGGCCCAAAGAAGTCCGCAAACTTGCCCAAGATTTCCTGACCAATTATGTACAAATCAATGTTGGATCTCTTCAGCTCTCTGCTAACCACAACATCCTCCAGATTGTAGATGTTTGCCAGGAACACGAAAAGGAGAACaa ATTAGGTCAGCTGTTACAAGAAATTGGCAATAGTTCCCAACAAGGTGAAAAGATAATCATTTTTGTGGAAACCAAAAAGAAGGTAGAAAATATCACACGTGGCATTAGAAGGTTTGGTTGGCCTGCAGTTTGTATGCATGGTGACAAGAGCCAGCAAGAACGTGACTATGTCCTACGGGAGTTCAGAAATGGGAAATCGAGCATTTTAGTTGCCACTGATGTAGCTGCCAGAGGACTAG ATGTGGAAGGAATTAAATACGTTATCAACTATGATTATCCAAATTCGTCGGAAGATTACATCCACAGAATTGGTAGAACTGGTCGTTCAGACACGACCGGAACTTCCTATGCCTTCTTCACCCCATCAAACTCCAAACAAGCTAGAGATTTAGTATCTGTCCTTAAGGAGGCAAATCAG gttgtAAATCCAAAATTAGCAGAAATGGCCAGCAGGGTTGGTAGTTTTGGAGGAAAATCTGGTGGAAGATGGGGATATGGAGGAGGCTTCAGAGGAAGAGAGAACAGTGGACCAAGAGCACATAAAAGATTTGACAATAAATCACAGAATGGATATGGAAGGAGAGATAATG GTTATTAG